A genomic window from Polaribacter gangjinensis includes:
- the murA gene encoding UDP-N-acetylglucosamine 1-carboxyvinyltransferase, with protein sequence MASFKIEGGHKLGGTITPQGAKNEVLQILCAVLLTPEKVVVHNVPDIIDVNKLIFILGELGVKIEKLGKNSFSFQADEINLPYLESADFRRDGSSLRGSIMIVGPLLARFGKGFIPKPGGDKIGRRRLDTHFEGFINLGATFRYNKEEHFYGVEASELKGTDMLLDEASVTGTANILMAAVLAKGKTTIYNAACEPYIQQLCKMLNSMGAKITGVGSNLLTIEGVTNLGGCEHRVLPDMIEIGSWIGVAVMTKSELTIKNVSWENLGQIPNVFRKLGIQFEKRKDDIYIPAQESYEIQNYIDGSVLTVADAPWPGFTPDLLSIILVIATQANGTVLIHQKMFESRLFFVDKLIDMGAKVILCDPHRATVIGLNHQSQLKATKMTSPDIRAGISLLIAALSAKGTSIINNIEQIDRGYENIEARLKSIGAKIERIED encoded by the coding sequence ATGGCATCTTTTAAAATTGAAGGCGGACATAAATTAGGTGGTACAATAACTCCACAAGGCGCAAAAAATGAAGTTTTGCAAATTCTTTGCGCAGTTTTATTAACTCCAGAAAAAGTAGTTGTTCACAACGTTCCTGATATTATCGATGTTAATAAATTGATTTTTATCTTAGGAGAATTAGGAGTTAAAATTGAAAAATTAGGGAAAAATTCATTTTCCTTTCAAGCAGATGAAATTAACCTGCCTTATTTAGAATCAGCCGATTTTAGACGAGATGGCAGTTCTTTAAGAGGTTCTATTATGATTGTAGGACCATTATTAGCACGTTTTGGAAAAGGATTTATTCCAAAACCTGGAGGTGATAAAATCGGAAGAAGACGTTTAGATACTCATTTTGAAGGATTTATAAATTTAGGCGCTACTTTTAGATATAACAAAGAAGAACATTTTTACGGAGTTGAAGCATCAGAATTAAAAGGTACTGATATGCTTTTAGACGAAGCCTCTGTAACAGGAACTGCCAATATTTTAATGGCTGCAGTTTTGGCAAAAGGAAAAACAACTATTTACAACGCAGCTTGCGAACCTTATATTCAACAATTATGCAAAATGTTGAATTCAATGGGCGCAAAAATTACAGGAGTAGGTTCTAATCTTTTAACAATTGAAGGCGTTACAAATTTAGGAGGATGTGAGCACAGAGTCTTGCCAGATATGATTGAAATCGGTTCTTGGATTGGAGTTGCAGTGATGACAAAATCTGAATTAACAATCAAAAATGTTAGCTGGGAAAATTTAGGACAAATTCCTAATGTGTTTAGAAAACTCGGAATTCAGTTCGAAAAAAGAAAAGATGATATTTACATTCCTGCACAAGAAAGTTACGAAATACAAAATTATATCGATGGTTCTGTTTTAACTGTTGCTGATGCACCTTGGCCAGGTTTTACGCCAGATTTATTGAGTATTATTTTAGTTATTGCGACTCAAGCAAATGGAACTGTTTTGATTCATCAAAAAATGTTTGAAAGTCGCTTGTTTTTCGTAGATAAATTGATTGACATGGGCGCAAAAGTAATTTTATGTGATCCACATAGAGCTACTGTTATTGGTTTAAATCATCAATCACAATTAAAAGCAACCAAAATGACTTCTCCTGATATCAGAGCAGGAATTTCTTTGCTTATTGCTGCACTTTCTGCCAAAGGAACTAGTATCATAAATAATATCGAACAAATTGATAGAGGTTATGAAAATATAGAAGCAAGATTAAAATCTATTGGAGCAAAAATTGAAAGAATTGAAGATTAA
- a CDS encoding nucleotide exchange factor GrpE encodes MSKKDKIQGEALISEQDNIQDVQNEEVAEEIKKEEPTAEDLIQAEKDKFLRLFAEFENYKKRTSKERIELFKTAGQELMTSLLPIVDDFERALNHIEESPETEELRKGVSLIYQKFFNTLEQKGLTKIEVSGGDAFDAEVHEAITQIPAPTEDLKGKVIDCLEKGYKLGDKIIRYPKVVIGQ; translated from the coding sequence ATGAGTAAAAAAGATAAGATACAAGGTGAAGCGCTAATTAGCGAACAAGATAATATCCAAGATGTTCAAAATGAAGAAGTTGCAGAAGAAATAAAGAAAGAAGAACCTACTGCAGAAGATTTAATTCAAGCAGAAAAAGATAAGTTTTTACGTCTTTTTGCTGAATTCGAAAACTATAAGAAAAGAACATCAAAAGAAAGGATAGAACTTTTTAAAACGGCTGGTCAAGAATTAATGACATCTTTACTGCCAATTGTTGATGATTTTGAACGTGCTTTAAATCATATAGAAGAATCTCCAGAAACCGAAGAATTAAGAAAAGGTGTCTCTTTGATTTATCAAAAATTTTTCAATACCCTAGAGCAAAAAGGATTAACTAAAATTGAGGTAAGTGGTGGAGATGCTTTTGATGCAGAAGTGCATGAAGCAATTACTCAAATTCCTGCCCCAACAGAAGATTTAAAAGGAAAAGTAATTGATTGTTTAGAAAAAGGATATAAATTAGGAGATAAAATTATTCGATACCCAAAGGTGGTTATAGGACAATAA
- the dnaJ gene encoding molecular chaperone DnaJ produces MAKQDYYEVLGISRSASQADIKKAYRKMAIKYHPDKNPNDKTAEENFKKAAEAYEILSDENKKARYDQYGHAAFEGAQGGGGFGGGMNMDDIFSQFGDIFGGGFGGFGGGQRQQARVKGSNMRIRVKLTLDEIAKGVEKKVKVRRKVQADGVRYSTCSTCNGTGQQMRVTNTILGRMQTATTCGSCGGAGETLSNRPDGADAQGLVFKEETVSINIPAGVTEGVQLKVGGKGNEAPGKNSIPGDLLVVIEEVEHENLKREGINIHYDLYISYPEAVLGTNKEVETVSGKVKIKIDAGTQSGKILRLKGKGLPSIERYGTGDFLIHINVWTPQELNKEQRKFFESMLEHENFIPNPNKSDKSFFEKVKDMFS; encoded by the coding sequence ATGGCAAAACAAGATTATTACGAAGTATTAGGTATTTCAAGATCTGCAAGTCAGGCCGATATTAAAAAAGCCTATAGAAAAATGGCAATAAAATATCACCCTGATAAAAATCCGAATGATAAAACTGCTGAAGAAAATTTTAAAAAAGCAGCAGAAGCTTACGAAATTTTGAGTGATGAAAATAAAAAAGCTCGTTACGATCAATATGGTCATGCAGCTTTTGAAGGTGCACAAGGTGGAGGAGGCTTTGGAGGCGGCATGAATATGGATGATATTTTCAGTCAGTTTGGTGATATTTTTGGCGGTGGATTTGGTGGTTTTGGTGGAGGCCAAAGACAACAAGCACGTGTGAAAGGAAGCAATATGCGAATTCGAGTAAAACTTACATTGGATGAAATTGCAAAAGGTGTTGAAAAGAAAGTAAAAGTTCGTAGAAAAGTTCAAGCAGATGGTGTAAGATATTCAACTTGCTCAACATGTAATGGTACAGGCCAACAAATGCGAGTAACCAATACTATTTTAGGAAGAATGCAAACAGCTACCACTTGTGGAAGTTGTGGTGGAGCAGGAGAAACTTTGAGCAACAGACCTGATGGAGCAGATGCACAAGGATTGGTTTTTAAAGAAGAAACCGTTTCAATAAATATTCCTGCGGGAGTAACAGAAGGTGTTCAACTAAAAGTAGGTGGAAAAGGAAATGAAGCTCCAGGCAAAAACTCAATTCCTGGAGATTTATTAGTAGTGATTGAAGAAGTTGAACATGAAAATTTAAAAAGAGAGGGTATTAATATTCATTATGATTTATACATTAGTTATCCAGAAGCAGTTTTAGGAACAAATAAAGAAGTTGAAACAGTTTCAGGAAAGGTAAAAATCAAAATTGATGCTGGAACACAATCTGGTAAAATTTTGCGCTTAAAAGGAAAAGGATTGCCAAGTATCGAACGTTATGGAACAGGTGATTTCCTTATACACATTAATGTTTGGACACCTCAAGAATTAAACAAAGAGCAACGTAAGTTCTTTGAATCGATGTTAGAACACGAAAACTTTATTCCTAATCCGAATAAATCAGATAAATCTTTTTTTGAAAAAGTAAAGGATATGTTTTCTTAA
- a CDS encoding aconitate hydratase, with amino-acid sequence MAFDIEMIKQVYASMSERVDAARKITGKPLTLAEKILYSHLWDGTPTKAFSRGKDYVDFAPDRIACQDATAQMALLQFMQAGKAKVAVPTTVHCDHLIQAKSGAFEDLKHANSTSSEVFNFLESVSNKYGIGFWKPGAGIIHQVVLENYAFPGGMMIGTDSHTVNAGGLGMVAIGVGGADAVDVMAGMAWELKFPKLIGVKLTGKLSGWTAPKDVILKVAEILTVKGGTGAIVEYFGPGATAMSCTGKGTICNMGAEIGATTSTFGYDESMERYLRATDREDVANEANKIKEYLTADPEVYANPELYFDQVIEINLSELGPLLNGPFTPDLSTPVGKEMAEKAAAHDWPMQVEWGLIGSCTNSSYEDLSRAASIAQQALDKGLKTKAEFGINPGSEQVRYTAERDGILAVFEKLDAKIFTNACGPCIGQWARYSDPKNAPKNSIVHSFNRNFAKRADGNPNTHAFVASPEITAAIAIAGRLDFNPMTDTLINENGEEVMLDEPTGWELPPKGFEVKDNGYLAPKEDGSDVIVSVDENSERLQLLAPFEPIGNSIKNAKLLIKAFGKCTTDHISMAGPWLRFRGHLDNIANNTLIGAVNAFNQKTNFVKNQLTGEYDAVPAVQRAYKAAGIKTVVVGDHNYGEGSSREHAAMQPRFLGVAAVIVKSFARIHETNLKKQGMLGLTFANEADYDLIQEDDTINFLDLNEFAPDKQLTVEFVHADGSKDVIKLNHTYNQAQIEWFNEGSALNLIKVQNAK; translated from the coding sequence ATGGCTTTTGATATTGAAATGATTAAGCAGGTCTATGCTTCTATGTCAGAACGTGTTGATGCAGCTCGAAAAATTACTGGAAAACCCTTAACACTAGCAGAGAAAATTTTATATTCACATCTTTGGGATGGAACACCAACCAAAGCATTTTCTAGAGGAAAAGATTACGTTGATTTTGCTCCAGATAGAATTGCTTGTCAAGACGCAACAGCTCAAATGGCATTGCTTCAATTTATGCAAGCTGGAAAAGCCAAAGTTGCTGTTCCAACTACAGTTCATTGTGATCATTTAATTCAGGCTAAAAGTGGTGCTTTCGAAGATTTAAAACATGCTAATAGCACAAGTAGTGAGGTTTTTAATTTTTTAGAATCCGTTTCAAACAAATACGGAATTGGTTTTTGGAAACCAGGTGCAGGTATTATTCATCAAGTAGTTTTAGAAAATTATGCATTTCCAGGAGGAATGATGATCGGAACAGATTCACATACTGTAAATGCAGGTGGTTTAGGAATGGTTGCAATTGGAGTTGGTGGTGCTGATGCTGTTGATGTTATGGCAGGAATGGCTTGGGAGTTGAAATTTCCAAAATTAATTGGTGTAAAATTAACTGGTAAATTATCTGGTTGGACAGCTCCAAAAGACGTAATTTTAAAAGTGGCAGAAATCCTAACTGTAAAAGGTGGAACAGGAGCAATTGTTGAATATTTTGGTCCTGGTGCTACAGCTATGTCTTGTACTGGAAAAGGTACTATTTGTAATATGGGTGCTGAAATTGGTGCAACAACATCAACATTTGGTTATGATGAGTCTATGGAGCGTTATTTACGAGCTACAGATAGAGAAGATGTTGCTAACGAAGCTAATAAAATTAAAGAATATTTAACTGCAGACCCTGAAGTATATGCAAATCCTGAGTTGTATTTTGATCAAGTAATTGAAATCAATCTATCAGAATTGGGGCCTTTATTAAACGGACCTTTTACACCAGATTTATCAACTCCAGTTGGAAAAGAAATGGCTGAGAAAGCAGCAGCACATGATTGGCCAATGCAAGTTGAATGGGGATTAATAGGTTCTTGTACAAATTCATCTTACGAAGATTTGTCAAGAGCAGCTTCAATTGCTCAGCAAGCTTTGGATAAAGGTTTAAAAACAAAAGCAGAATTTGGAATCAATCCTGGGTCTGAACAAGTAAGATATACTGCAGAAAGAGATGGAATTTTAGCTGTTTTTGAAAAATTAGATGCCAAAATATTCACTAATGCTTGTGGTCCTTGTATTGGTCAATGGGCAAGATATTCTGATCCAAAAAATGCTCCTAAAAACAGTATTGTTCACTCTTTCAACAGAAACTTTGCAAAAAGAGCTGATGGAAATCCAAATACACACGCGTTTGTGGCTTCTCCAGAAATCACAGCTGCCATTGCAATTGCAGGTCGTTTAGATTTTAATCCAATGACTGATACTTTAATCAATGAAAATGGTGAAGAAGTAATGTTGGATGAACCAACAGGATGGGAATTACCTCCAAAAGGTTTTGAAGTAAAAGACAATGGATATTTAGCTCCTAAAGAGGATGGAAGTGATGTGATTGTTTCAGTTGATGAAAACTCAGAGAGATTACAACTATTAGCGCCATTTGAACCAATTGGAAATTCAATTAAAAATGCAAAACTTTTAATCAAAGCATTTGGTAAATGTACTACTGATCACATTTCTATGGCTGGTCCTTGGTTGCGTTTTAGAGGTCATTTAGACAATATTGCAAACAACACGTTGATTGGTGCTGTGAATGCATTCAATCAAAAAACTAATTTTGTAAAAAACCAATTGACAGGCGAATATGATGCTGTGCCTGCAGTTCAAAGAGCTTATAAAGCTGCTGGAATCAAAACGGTTGTTGTTGGTGATCATAATTATGGTGAAGGTTCATCTAGAGAGCATGCTGCAATGCAACCTAGATTCTTAGGTGTTGCTGCTGTAATTGTAAAATCTTTTGCAAGAATCCATGAAACAAACCTTAAAAAACAAGGAATGTTAGGTTTAACGTTTGCCAACGAAGCTGATTATGATTTAATTCAAGAGGATGATACTATCAATTTCTTAGACTTGAATGAATTTGCACCAGACAAGCAATTAACAGTTGAATTTGTTCACGCTGATGGTAGCAAGGATGTTATCAAGTTGAATCACACGTATAATCAAGCTCAAATTGAATGGTTTAATGAAGGTTCTGCATTGAATTTAATTAAAGTTCAAAATGCTAAATAA
- a CDS encoding endonuclease MutS2 has product MGKNISEKTLQDLEFLTVLKHVSAHCISGLGKEKVLEIKPFYSRKALFKELHLVNEYVSSFQNDNRVPNHGFDDITDSVKRLAIENSFIETDAFLKVAKTSLTVNELILFFKKFQLLFPTFFELTQKIEFSTYINDEIKQIIEISGEVKNNASPELKQIRKDINSIRGKIGASFSSALSKANSAGYLDDIKETVIDNQRVLAVMAMYRRKVEGSLLGASKSGSIVYIAPQATLSYSREYQNLLYEEKQEIIKILRDLATTIRPFVSLLQEYIAFLTHLDVVGAKAKYAHQHQSVLPKITKTKKIFFKNAYHPILWKKNKENGIDTVSQTITLQENQQIIVISGPNAGGKSITLKTIGLLQVMLQSGLLIPVDERSESYIFDTILTDIGDNQSIENQLSTYSYRLKNMRHFLKKCDENTLFLIDEFGTGTDPELGGALAEIFLEEFYQKKAFGIITTHYSNLKVLANELENVTNANMQFDERTLEPLYKLFVGQAGSSFTFEVAQKNGIPFSLINKAKKRVENEKIRLDKTISKLQQERNRLQKNSENLEKQKVQELEYLENLQQKEQKIQEKLEGFQELYDNNQKMLSFGRKINEYLNKYFQTNNKKELLANFNKWVADERVKHLKKNPEKPKTVSQKQQAIIHKKRQEEIIQQVENEVLKKVVKVREEKKIEAEKVAKEKQNYHFKINDRVRIIDSNSVGTIDKIDKKTVIINYGIFTTKTSLDKLELVEKAK; this is encoded by the coding sequence TTGGGTAAAAACATATCAGAAAAAACATTACAAGATTTAGAATTTTTAACGGTTTTAAAACATGTTTCCGCACATTGTATTTCTGGTTTAGGAAAAGAAAAAGTTCTTGAAATTAAACCTTTTTACTCCAGAAAAGCCCTTTTTAAAGAATTGCATTTGGTAAATGAGTATGTATCTTCTTTTCAGAATGACAACAGAGTCCCAAATCATGGTTTTGATGATATCACAGATAGTGTTAAAAGATTGGCTATTGAAAACAGTTTTATTGAAACAGATGCTTTTTTAAAAGTTGCCAAAACATCACTGACAGTAAATGAATTGATTTTATTTTTCAAAAAATTTCAATTACTATTTCCAACTTTTTTTGAATTGACTCAAAAAATAGAATTCTCTACTTATATCAATGATGAAATCAAACAAATAATTGAGATTTCTGGCGAAGTAAAAAACAATGCCTCTCCTGAATTGAAGCAAATTAGAAAAGATATCAATTCAATTCGCGGAAAAATTGGAGCAAGTTTTTCAAGCGCCTTATCCAAAGCAAATTCGGCAGGATATTTAGACGATATTAAAGAAACTGTAATTGACAATCAACGTGTTTTGGCTGTGATGGCAATGTACAGAAGAAAAGTGGAAGGTAGTTTGCTAGGAGCTTCAAAATCTGGCAGTATTGTTTACATTGCGCCACAAGCAACCTTATCATATTCGCGCGAATATCAAAATTTATTGTACGAAGAAAAGCAAGAAATCATTAAAATTTTACGTGATTTAGCAACAACAATTCGCCCATTTGTTTCACTTTTACAAGAATATATCGCATTTTTAACCCATTTAGATGTTGTTGGAGCAAAGGCAAAATATGCTCATCAACATCAAAGTGTATTGCCTAAAATTACTAAGACTAAAAAGATTTTCTTTAAAAATGCGTATCATCCTATTTTGTGGAAAAAGAATAAAGAAAATGGAATTGATACTGTTTCACAAACAATAACTTTACAAGAAAATCAACAAATTATTGTAATTTCAGGACCCAATGCAGGAGGAAAAAGTATCACTTTAAAAACAATTGGATTGCTGCAAGTTATGTTGCAAAGTGGGTTGTTAATTCCTGTGGATGAGCGTAGTGAATCATATATTTTTGATACTATCTTAACAGATATTGGAGATAATCAATCTATTGAAAATCAATTAAGTACTTATAGTTATCGATTGAAAAACATGCGTCACTTTTTAAAAAAATGTGATGAAAATACCTTGTTTTTAATTGATGAATTTGGCACAGGAACTGATCCTGAATTGGGTGGTGCTTTGGCTGAAATTTTCTTAGAAGAATTTTATCAGAAAAAAGCTTTCGGAATTATTACCACTCATTATTCTAATTTAAAAGTGTTGGCAAACGAATTGGAAAACGTAACCAATGCCAATATGCAATTTGATGAACGAACTTTAGAACCTTTGTATAAATTGTTTGTTGGTCAAGCAGGTAGTTCATTCACATTTGAAGTTGCACAAAAAAATGGCATTCCATTTAGTTTGATAAACAAAGCCAAAAAAAGAGTTGAAAATGAAAAAATACGTTTAGATAAAACCATTTCTAAACTACAACAAGAGCGAAATAGACTCCAAAAAAACTCAGAAAATCTTGAGAAACAAAAAGTACAGGAGCTTGAGTATTTAGAAAATTTACAACAAAAAGAACAAAAAATTCAAGAAAAATTAGAAGGTTTTCAAGAATTGTATGACAACAACCAAAAAATGTTGTCTTTTGGAAGAAAAATTAATGAATATTTAAACAAGTATTTTCAGACCAATAATAAAAAAGAATTGTTGGCAAATTTCAACAAATGGGTTGCAGATGAACGTGTAAAACATTTGAAAAAAAATCCTGAAAAGCCAAAAACAGTTTCTCAAAAACAGCAAGCCATCATTCATAAAAAAAGACAAGAAGAAATCATTCAACAAGTTGAAAATGAAGTCTTAAAAAAAGTGGTAAAAGTAAGAGAGGAAAAGAAAATTGAAGCTGAAAAAGTTGCCAAAGAAAAACAAAATTACCACTTCAAAATTAATGACAGAGTGCGAATTATCGATTCAAATTCTGTTGGAACGATCGATAAAATTGATAAAAAAACGGTCATTATCAATTATGGCATTTTTACTACAAAAACTAGTTTAGATAAATTGGAATTGGTAGAAAAAGCAAAGTAA
- a CDS encoding uracil-DNA glycosylase, which yields MQVKIADSWKNILQSEFEKPYFESLSEFVKSEYKQYTCYPKGSEIFAAFDNCSFDDLKVVLIGQDPYHGPNQANGLCFSVHDGIPHPPSLINIFKELSADLNVPYPQSGNLEKWAKQGVLLLNATLTVRANEAGSHQKRGWETFTDAVIQQISKEKMHVVFLLWGGFAKQKMKLIDVKKHCVLTTGHPSPLSANRGYWFGNKHFSKTNKMLENMGKSAIKW from the coding sequence ATGCAAGTAAAAATAGCGGATAGTTGGAAAAATATTTTACAATCAGAATTTGAAAAACCGTATTTTGAATCACTTTCAGAGTTCGTAAAATCAGAGTATAAGCAATATACTTGTTATCCAAAAGGAAGTGAAATTTTTGCTGCGTTTGATAATTGTAGTTTTGATGATTTAAAAGTGGTTCTTATTGGTCAAGATCCTTATCACGGACCTAATCAAGCAAATGGTTTGTGTTTTTCTGTGCATGATGGCATTCCTCATCCACCATCATTAATCAATATTTTTAAAGAACTGTCTGCTGATTTAAATGTTCCATATCCACAAAGTGGTAATCTAGAAAAATGGGCAAAGCAAGGAGTTTTGCTGCTAAATGCAACACTAACTGTGAGAGCCAATGAAGCAGGAAGTCATCAAAAAAGAGGCTGGGAAACGTTTACAGATGCTGTGATTCAACAAATTTCAAAAGAAAAAATGCATGTTGTTTTTTTACTTTGGGGCGGATTTGCCAAACAAAAAATGAAGTTGATCGATGTAAAAAAACATTGTGTTTTAACCACAGGTCATCCTTCGCCTTTGAGTGCCAATAGAGGATATTGGTTTGGAAATAAACATTTTTCGAAAACAAATAAAATGCTCGAAAATATGGGTAAATCTGCTATTAAGTGGTAA
- a CDS encoding substrate-binding domain-containing protein codes for MIDLKVGGVPEHFNYPWYITLKNKEYTKQNINLRWKDFPGGTGDMCAALRDGTLDIAIVLTEGIIKDIAAGNPSKIVQTYVKSPLIWGIHVEKSSKFKKMEDLKHAKIAISRFGSGSHLMAIVNAYNQNWDVSKLQFVEIGNLQGGIDALKNGTADYFMWEHFTTKPLVDEGIFRRIADCPTPWTCFVIAVRDEVLDNNLEDVKKVLNIINAEILIFKQRDEIATTLALRYQQKTTDIEEWLKITEWNAGKPITKNLIARIQNKMISLNVLQEKKNANEFIKNIYL; via the coding sequence ATGATTGATTTAAAAGTAGGTGGCGTTCCAGAGCATTTCAATTATCCCTGGTACATCACTTTAAAAAATAAAGAATATACCAAACAAAATATCAATCTTCGTTGGAAAGATTTTCCTGGTGGAACTGGAGATATGTGTGCTGCTTTGAGAGATGGAACTTTGGATATTGCCATTGTTTTAACTGAAGGAATTATCAAAGATATTGCTGCTGGAAATCCGTCAAAAATTGTACAAACCTATGTGAAATCTCCTCTAATTTGGGGAATTCATGTTGAAAAATCATCCAAATTTAAAAAAATGGAAGATTTAAAACATGCCAAAATTGCTATTAGCAGATTTGGTTCGGGTTCACATTTGATGGCAATTGTAAATGCTTACAATCAAAATTGGGATGTTTCTAAACTACAATTTGTAGAAATTGGCAATTTACAAGGAGGAATTGACGCTTTAAAAAACGGAACTGCAGATTATTTTATGTGGGAACACTTCACTACAAAACCCTTGGTTGATGAAGGTATTTTTAGAAGAATTGCAGACTGCCCCACTCCATGGACATGTTTTGTGATTGCAGTTCGTGATGAAGTTTTAGATAATAATTTAGAAGATGTAAAAAAAGTATTGAACATCATTAATGCAGAAATACTAATTTTTAAGCAAAGAGATGAAATTGCAACAACTTTAGCTTTAAGATATCAGCAAAAAACAACAGATATTGAAGAGTGGTTAAAAATAACTGAATGGAATGCAGGTAAACCAATAACCAAAAATTTAATTGCAAGGATTCAAAATAAAATGATTTCATTGAACGTTTTACAAGAGAAGAAAAACGCAAACGAATTCATAAAAAATATATATCTTTAA
- a CDS encoding nucleoside phosphorylase codes for MSLESSELILNPDGSVYHLNLKPKNIATNIILVGDQDRVDKVTKHFDNIEFTTQKREFKTTTGSYKNKRFSVISTGIGPDNIDIVLNELDALVNIDLSTRKIKEKLTQLSFVRIGTSGSLQADIPVDSFVLSTHGLDMTGLLHSYQIESISNPEIENAFVKHTNWSAKKAAPIIVSNSQELANSLASNIVFQGITATAGGFYGPQGRVLRLALEDATLNHKIDSFSFEGNRITNLEMETSAIYGLSKLQGHRAVSMNAIIANRANGTFSKNPSKVVADLILYTLEKLTA; via the coding sequence ATGAGTTTAGAATCCTCAGAATTAATTTTAAATCCAGATGGTAGTGTTTATCATCTGAATTTAAAACCCAAAAATATTGCCACAAATATCATTTTGGTTGGTGATCAAGATCGTGTTGATAAAGTTACCAAACACTTTGATAATATTGAGTTTACAACCCAAAAACGTGAATTTAAAACCACTACAGGTAGCTATAAAAACAAACGATTTTCTGTAATTTCAACGGGTATTGGACCTGATAATATAGACATTGTATTGAATGAATTAGATGCTTTAGTAAATATTGATTTATCTACTAGAAAAATCAAAGAAAAATTAACACAACTCTCCTTTGTTCGTATTGGAACTTCTGGTTCGTTACAAGCTGATATTCCTGTTGATTCGTTTGTGTTGAGTACGCATGGTTTAGACATGACAGGTTTGTTGCATTCGTATCAAATCGAGTCTATTTCAAATCCAGAAATTGAAAATGCTTTTGTAAAACACACCAATTGGAGTGCTAAAAAAGCTGCTCCAATCATTGTTTCCAATTCACAAGAATTGGCAAACTCTCTAGCATCAAACATTGTTTTTCAAGGAATAACTGCCACAGCTGGTGGGTTTTACGGGCCACAAGGACGTGTATTGCGTTTGGCATTAGAAGATGCTACACTGAATCATAAAATTGATAGTTTTTCATTTGAAGGCAATAGAATTACCAATTTAGAAATGGAAACTTCTGCAATTTATGGATTATCAAAATTGCAAGGACACAGAGCTGTTTCCATGAATGCCATTATTGCCAACAGAGCCAATGGCACCTTTAGTAAAAATCCTTCAAAAGTGGTCGCAGATTTAATTTTGTACACTCTTGAAAAATTAACCGCATAA
- a CDS encoding DUF1835 domain-containing protein, with protein MKASILHITNGDSTTTHLKKIGFSGEFITWREMLCEGKTTTDVGSETFWKHRFDFLKTAYKVNKQTFIEFTLKEYRNLCKKKEQDEIVLWFESDLFCQINMLAVLSWIKRYRQGYQISLIGVGIDAKNHKNTGFSLLSEEQINSFYKNRVTLSQDDIEYADYIWQLYCSDSPLRLETVYKFNPMSPFQHLATAIEAHLKRFPSIENGLNFVENNILKTANSHQFKSKSELITNLLNEDEVYGFGDLQYENHLKNLHKLFSSLNPVKISKKGKEVLEKQLNFYGQIRNEDTYLGGSKKYSFLYQSSSHKLLQITT; from the coding sequence ATGAAGGCATCAATTTTACACATTACTAATGGAGATAGTACTACTACTCATCTTAAAAAAATAGGCTTTTCTGGAGAATTTATAACTTGGCGTGAAATGCTTTGTGAAGGAAAAACAACTACGGATGTAGGAAGTGAAACTTTTTGGAAACATCGTTTCGATTTTTTAAAGACAGCCTATAAAGTTAACAAACAGACCTTTATTGAATTTACCTTAAAAGAATATAGAAATCTTTGTAAAAAGAAAGAACAAGACGAAATCGTTTTGTGGTTTGAATCAGATTTATTTTGTCAAATCAATATGTTGGCTGTGTTAAGTTGGATTAAAAGATACAGACAAGGTTATCAAATTTCATTGATTGGTGTTGGAATTGATGCAAAAAATCATAAAAACACTGGGTTTTCATTACTTTCAGAAGAGCAAATCAATTCATTCTATAAAAACAGAGTAACACTTTCGCAAGATGATATTGAATATGCAGATTATATTTGGCAATTGTATTGTTCTGATAGTCCTTTGCGATTAGAAACAGTTTATAAATTCAACCCAATGTCGCCATTTCAGCATTTAGCTACTGCAATTGAGGCGCATTTAAAACGTTTTCCATCCATAGAAAATGGATTAAACTTTGTTGAAAATAACATTTTAAAAACAGCGAATTCACATCAGTTTAAATCAAAAAGTGAGTTGATAACCAATCTTCTAAATGAAGATGAAGTTTATGGTTTTGGAGATTTACAATATGAAAATCACCTTAAAAATTTACACAAGCTTTTTTCATCTCTCAATCCTGTAAAAATTTCAAAAAAAGGAAAAGAGGTTTTAGAAAAGCAACTCAATTTTTACGGTCAAATTAGAAATGAAGATACTTATTTAGGTGGTTCAAAAAAATACAGTTTTTTATACCAATCTAGTTCACATAAGCTCTTACAAATTACTACATAA